GCGACCGTCGCAATCTCCTCCGGGATCCTGGCCGCCGCCCTCGTCGCCTCCGCGGGGATGCGACGCCAGGGCGACGACCTGGAGCAGGCCGAAGCCCTCGCCTCCCTGCTGCAATCCCGGGCAATCGACCTGACCCACACCTTCGACGATCAGACCATCTACTGGCCGAAGGACAAGCATTTCTGCCACGAGCGGACCCAATGGGGAGAAACCGAGGGCGGCACCGGCTGGTACGCCTCGGCGACGTACTCGGCGAGTGAGCACGGCGGCACCCACCTCGACAGCCCGATCCACTTCGCCGAAGGGCAAGCGACGACCGACCAGATCTCAATCGATCGGCTGATCGGCCCGGCGGTGGTCGTGGATGTCACCGAAGCCTGCCGGGCCGATCGCGATTATCAGCTCCAGACCGCAGACCTGATGGCCTGGGAATCCCGCCACGGCCGCATTCCCGACAGGGCGATCGTCCTGGTTCGGACAGGCTTTGGCGCCTTCTGGCCCGACAAGAACCAGTATCTGGGGACCGACAAGCCCGGCGACGTCGCCAACCTTCACTTCCCCGGCATCGGCCCCGAGGCGGCCCGCTGGCTCGTCGCCGAGCGCTCCCTCTCGGGCATCGGCCTCGACACGGCGAGCCTCGATCACGGCCCCTCGCAGGATTTCGCCGCCCACCGCATCCTCAACGGCGCCGGCCTGTTCGGGCTTGAGAACGTTGCCAACCTCGATCAACTTCCCGAGGCCGGTGCCGTGATCCTCGCCTTCCCCATGAAGATCGGCGGCGGCAGCGGCGGCCCGACCCGGATCGTGGCCCTTCTGCCTGAACCTCGTGACGGCGACTGACGACCGCTGTCAGCCCCGTCGTGTCCGCTCTGCGCATCTTCCCCGGCGGCGTCGGCCTGGTGGAGGTCGGCACCCAGCGGACCCGACAGGGCTGATCGTTACTCCCAGGCTCAACGACGGCCCCGACCTTCCGAACGCTTCCCCGAACCGCTAGAATTCCCACGGAAGGAAAGGGGCCGTTTGATGAGCGAAACACTCACCCTTGAAATCCCGGACGAGTTGGCCCGGCGAGCCCGCGCCCTGGCCGCGGCGACGCACCGTCGCTTCGAAGACGCCGTGGTCGATTGGCTCCGCCGCGCAGTCGAGGAGCCCGACGTCGAGGCCCTCCCCGACGACGCCCTGCTCGCCCTCTGCGACCTGATGCTCGATTCGGCCGACCAGGACGAACTCAGCGCCCTGCTCGCCCGCCATCGCGAAGGCCCGATCCCCGAGCCCGACCGCCAGCGCCTCGACACCTTGATGGATTCCTACCGCGGCGGGCTCCTCCTGAAGGCCCGCGCCTGGAAGGAAGCGGTTTCCCGAGGGCTCCGACCGCCGCCGACCGCTAATGGCTCGTGAGCCCAGTAGAACCCGCTATGCAGACCTCCCCCAGTGGAATCGGTCTGGTCGGAGGTTCGCACAGCGGCCCCTACAGGATTAGCGAAGACGACCACTTCACACAGAACCTTTGAACGTGCAATACTTCATTGTGAAACGAAATGTTTTCCGATGAAGTGATCATCTGAGAAATTGAATCTTTTGTGATTTTGCAAGCCTATTTCGAAATGTGAGCCGAATTGATCGTGCTCAACAATCAATCGATAAAAAACACTCCCGTGTCGGTTGCCTTCGGAATAAATGGGCCAACTGAGGCATTGTAACCTTCCACATACAGTTCATATTCATCTCCTAGTGGATCATGCTGCGTTGCCAGGCGTGCGAAAGGACCAGTAGTCAGCGTATCTCAGGTTCCCTTCTTCGCAGGAGCCGGATCTTTAGTAACCATCACACTCATCGAATCGGTAACCTGTAGTGAATCTTTATGACGCACTAATACTTCAACTGAATCAATACTTGAAGCTGGCCATGAAGCATTTCCTGCGACATGCAACCTCGTGTCGGGTGCTACTGTCTGACCATCTCCACTAAATATGGTAATATTGACAGTTTGGGCAAATCCAAGCTGTTGGGTAACGACGGTGACGAACGTCACGGCAATGGTCACTACGGATCGAGCGCGTGGCATCAGCGTTGCCTCCGAAAATAGGCCCACAATGAACGCAGAAAAGCGACCTGCTTCACTCACGTTCATCGTTGCAGGCGGAGTCAGGGGGCATCACTGCTGCACGGCGAGCTCGCCCCCATTCCGGCTCGCCAAGGCACGCCAGACCGCTTGGTCGACGTGATTTCGGTAGAATTCGACACGTCCGTCGGCGAAGAGAAGATTGGTACCATTCCGGTGACGACTACTTGCCGTCCACGCTCCCTGCTGATAGGCAGTCCCATTCAGACAACTTTTCTCATTAGGCGGGAGT
The DNA window shown above is from Tautonia rosea and carries:
- a CDS encoding cyclase family protein yields the protein MRHRTATVAISSGILAAALVASAGMRRQGDDLEQAEALASLLQSRAIDLTHTFDDQTIYWPKDKHFCHERTQWGETEGGTGWYASATYSASEHGGTHLDSPIHFAEGQATTDQISIDRLIGPAVVVDVTEACRADRDYQLQTADLMAWESRHGRIPDRAIVLVRTGFGAFWPDKNQYLGTDKPGDVANLHFPGIGPEAARWLVAERSLSGIGLDTASLDHGPSQDFAAHRILNGAGLFGLENVANLDQLPEAGAVILAFPMKIGGGSGGPTRIVALLPEPRDGD